Below is a genomic region from Vibrio mimicus.
CAAGGGCTAACTTTTGCCACGGAAAATGGGCACGTTAATTACGTCAAAACCTTGCGTAGGAATAATCTGTGGCAATTTTGGCAAGAAGTACGAGCCCTGGATCTTTCAGGTTACGATTTGATTTTAAATGATTTTGAGCCTGTTACTGCTTGGGCTGCTAAATTGCAAAACGTTCCTTGTATTGGTATTAGCCATCAAAATGCGTTTTTGTTTCCCGTACCTTTAAAAGGAGCTTCTTGGATCGATAAGGCGATCTTACGTCACTTTGCTCCAGCCCAATATCATCTAGGTTTGCACTGGTATCATTTCGATCAACCAATCTTGCCGCCTATTATCTACACGCCAGAGCAGCCGCTCAGTCATCAGGCATTTATTCTTGTTTACCTTCCATTCGAAAATCTTAATGAAATCTGTGAGTTGCTCAATAGGTTCACTAATGTCCACTTCATCTGTTATCACCCTGACGTACAAGGGAATGAGCAAATCGAAAATGTTCAATTGCGCCGTTTACACCACGGGGATTTCCAACATCATTTACATCAATGTCATGGTGTGATCACCAATGGTGGCTTTGAATTACCGTCGGAAGCCTTAACTCTGGGGAAAAAATTATTGATGAAACCCTTATTGGGACAGTTTGAACAGCTTAGTAATGCTGCAACCCTTGAAACACTTGGGCTGGCGAGTGTGATGGAATTTCTGGACCCTGCCAGCTTACGCCTGTGGTTAGATGAAAAACAAGCGGAGCGAGTGTTTTATCCTGATGTTGCTCAAGCTCTAGTTGAGTGGATTTTGCAAGGAAAATGGGAGAGCAGCTCTGAGTTGTCTCTAAAGCTCTGGCAAAAAGTCGATTTCCCCAGTTATGCCATTTTGGGTAACTATTCCACTGCCTCAATGAATTCGCCGTTAAAACATTTTTAACGTGAATGTTAGTGTGTGGTAAATGAGTAAATCATAGTTCAGGTCAATAATTAATAAAAACTCATTAAGATTGCATTTTTATAGATTTTTATAAAAATTAATAGCCTTGATTAATAAGGTTTTTTTTTAGCAATGGCTAAAATTAACTGACTTTTTGTCAATGCTATTGCATAGCTTCAAATGATTAGCCGATATTACTGACCATCCACCAAATATCTGGGCGGTAAATATTAAAAACAGCGCTTATCTATTCACTTGCGATTTATGCATATTTATCGTTGGTGATTACACTGTGAGGCATGCAAATGTTCGATAAAAAAGACGCAATGAGTGCCATTGCGAGTTACCGCATGGAAAGCACACTACGAGGCGTAGACCTCAACCTGTTAACCGTTTTTGACGCCGTGATGCAAGAGCAAAACATCACTCGTGCGGCACATAATTT
It encodes:
- a CDS encoding MJ1255/VC2487 family glycosyltransferase, whose translation is MKILYGVQGTGNGHIARSRAMCAALKQQHVEVDYLFSGRAAANYFSMECFGDFQTRQGLTFATENGHVNYVKTLRRNNLWQFWQEVRALDLSGYDLILNDFEPVTAWAAKLQNVPCIGISHQNAFLFPVPLKGASWIDKAILRHFAPAQYHLGLHWYHFDQPILPPIIYTPEQPLSHQAFILVYLPFENLNEICELLNRFTNVHFICYHPDVQGNEQIENVQLRRLHHGDFQHHLHQCHGVITNGGFELPSEALTLGKKLLMKPLLGQFEQLSNAATLETLGLASVMEFLDPASLRLWLDEKQAERVFYPDVAQALVEWILQGKWESSSELSLKLWQKVDFPSYAILGNYSTASMNSPLKHF